The genomic DNA CGAGACGGATCGGCATTGCGTGCGGGGCATGGGCAGCGCGTCTTCAAAGTTGGGGCACAAATCCCGGGCTTCCGCCCGGCTTATGTCCATGGGCGACATATTATTGATACCCTGCAACAGGTACAGCGTTATGATACCGGGGGCAAGCTGGAGCGCTATGGCCTCAAGCAAGTCATACACGCTCTTGGCATCGAGCGGCCAGGGCGTACGTTTGTCGATGGGGAAGAAATTGCCCATACATGGCGCACCGATCCCCAACGTCTTATCGACTACGCGCTCGACGATGTGCGCGATGTCAAGGCACTTAGCGAAGTGGTTGTTCCCACAGAATTTTATCAGACGCAGATTTTGCCATACAACTTCCAAGACGCTGCACTCAGCGGTCCGGGTGAGAAAATCAACGCCCTCATGGTTGGGCTGTATCTGCGGCGCAATCTCGCCATTCCCAAACCGCGTCCATCCAGGGGATTTAGCGGTGGCTATACGCGACTCGTGGCTTCGGGCATTTTTAAGCGGGTGGTCAAAGCCGATGTCGAAAGCCTTTATCCATCGATTATGTTGACCCAACAGATCCGGCCAGCAACCGATACTGAAAATGCTTTTTTGCCCATGCTCGAACATCTCACGCAGCGACGCCTTGAGGCCAAGACCAATTTTCAAAGCGCGCATGACGAAACCGATCACGCATACTGGGATGGGTTGCAGGGTAGCTACAAAATTCTCATCAATTCTTTTTACGGATATCTGGGGTATGGACGGGCGTGTTTTAACGATTACCAGGCCGCGGAAAAAATTACTGTAATCGGGCAGCAAATCGCCCGCCAACTCGTGGCTGAGTTGCGCGATGCCGGTGGAGAAATTATAGAAGTGGATACCGATGGGGCTTATTTTGTCGCGCCACTGCATGTCGAGACAGAGGCCGATGAAAAACAACTCATTGAGGAAATTTCGACTACCTTGCCCCGTGGTATTCATCTCTCGCACGACGGTCGTTTTAAAGGGATGATCAGTCTTAAGGCAAAAAATTATATTCTCGTCGATTACAATGGCAGTGTATCGCTTGTGGGCAGCAGTCTGCGTAGCCGACGCGACGAACGCATCTTTCGCCAATTTATTGCAGAGATCGCACCCTTGCTCGTCGATGGCGATATAGACGCCGCTTCCAGTGCGTATCTATCTCTGGGGCGCAAGTTGCAAGATGGCAAAGTTGATCCCGAAGATTTTTGCCGGTTTGAGCGCATTACGAAAAAAACCTTTTCCAACCCGAATCTG from Gemmatimonadota bacterium includes the following:
- a CDS encoding DNA polymerase — its product is MAYLPGVLAAELVGGNQMALYTRDHCDLQPFSPWLLVETPEESARSGFSGVSDCVRLKGGGEFRARIHFHNWSHFLNARDRLAQDGIPHFNFNNPVRQHLTLSGQTLFREMRYGDLHRLQLDIETLTLDPSAPDAEIILISISDSRGFETVLSATDMSEADLLRNLNKVIEARNPDTIEGHNIFEFDLPYLVARAQHYGISLTWGRDGSALRAGHGQRVFKVGAQIPGFRPAYVHGRHIIDTLQQVQRYDTGGKLERYGLKQVIHALGIERPGRTFVDGEEIAHTWRTDPQRLIDYALDDVRDVKALSEVVVPTEFYQTQILPYNFQDAALSGPGEKINALMVGLYLRRNLAIPKPRPSRGFSGGYTRLVASGIFKRVVKADVESLYPSIMLTQQIRPATDTENAFLPMLEHLTQRRLEAKTNFQSAHDETDHAYWDGLQGSYKILINSFYGYLGYGRACFNDYQAAEKITVIGQQIARQLVAELRDAGGEIIEVDTDGAYFVAPLHVETEADEKQLIEEISTTLPRGIHLSHDGRFKGMISLKAKNYILVDYNGSVSLVGSSLRSRRDERIFRQFIAEIAPLLVDGDIDAASSAYLSLGRKLQDGKVDPEDFCRFERITKKTFSNPNLSRLAMAAAGCRIGERIAVYQCQDGSLSRAEFFTHDEDRGYLLRRLRDMAERFRVLFPDGEFRRLFPLIQPVARDQLCLF